A window of the Lactuca sativa cultivar Salinas chromosome 7, Lsat_Salinas_v11, whole genome shotgun sequence genome harbors these coding sequences:
- the LOC111876072 gene encoding dehydration-responsive element-binding protein 2C-like, translating into MKLNPVDKIEFCMKGKGGPENLRCNFRGIRQRTWGKWVAEIQKPNRGSRLWLGTFGSAVEAALAYDEAARVMYGPCARLNLPNCQTMSEYYSGLMVVPNGASSCDSTTTCNHSEDSKNGRVVKWSKMIVNQIATNLVIRH; encoded by the coding sequence atgaAACTAAACCCAGTAGATAAAATTGAATTTTGCATGAAAGGTAAAGGAGGACCTGAGAACTTGAGGTGTAATTTCAGAGGTATAAGACAACGAACATGGGGTAAATGGGTAGCTGAGATTCAAAAACCCAATAGAGGTAGTCGATTATGGCTTGGAACTTTCGGGTCAGCAGTTGAAGCTGCCCTAGCTTATGATGAAGCTGCCCGAGTCATGTATGGTCCTTGTGCTCGTCTCAATCTGCCAAACTGTCAAACCATGAGCGAGTATTATTCTGGATTAATGGTGGTTCCTAATGGTGCTTCAAGTTGCGACTCCACTACAACGTGCAACCATTCTGAAGACTCCAAAAATGGTCGGGTAGTCAAATGGTCAAAGATGATTGTGAATCAAATAGCAACGAATCTGGTAATCCGCCATTGA